A section of the Methanococcus voltae genome encodes:
- a CDS encoding deoxyuridine 5'-triphosphate nucleotidohydrolase, translated as MNKNKKKVIIMIMGANISKEFFENLDEKQIQQCGIDLKVGTISKLNGTGCIDYSNKDRVLPEYVEIFDSEKDEYIDLEPGIYIVKVADKMSIPEDMAGFAYPRSTLIRMGATLYTAVHDPGYIGYPAYALHVINPLRIKKYARIAQVVFVATKDSNGTYEGIYKNK; from the coding sequence ATCAATAAAAATAAAAAGAAGGTAATTATTATGATAATGGGCGCAAACATCTCTAAAGAGTTTTTTGAAAATTTGGACGAAAAACAAATTCAACAGTGTGGTATTGATTTAAAAGTAGGTACTATTTCTAAATTAAACGGTACAGGTTGCATAGATTACTCAAATAAAGATAGAGTATTACCTGAATACGTTGAAATCTTTGACTCTGAAAAAGATGAATACATAGATTTAGAACCTGGTATATATATTGTTAAAGTAGCAGATAAAATGAGCATACCTGAAGATATGGCAGGCTTTGCATATCCTAGAAGTACATTAATTAGAATGGGTGCAACACTCTACACAGCAGTTCACGACCCCGGATATATTGGATATCCTGCTTACGCTTTGCACGTAATCAACCCATTAAGAATTAAAAAGTATGCTAGAATTGCACAAGTCGTATTTGTTGCTACAAAAGATTCAAACGGAACCTACGAAGGAATTTACAAAAATAAATAA
- a CDS encoding flavodoxin family protein, which translates to MKILGISGSPRLEGTDFAVQHALNYLSDKCKTDGIECETKYITVARKELNFCIHCDHCIRKKQGCVHKDSMQEVYGALQWADGIIMGTPCYNGNVSGQLKTVMDRCRALFAMDLHAIRDKYGMGISVGGDRNGGQEVALKTIHDFYILNGALPVSGGSFGSNLGATFWSRDLGREGVENDTEGARVLKRTLNKFYNELSKK; encoded by the coding sequence TTGAAAATTTTAGGTATTAGTGGAAGCCCAAGATTAGAAGGGACTGATTTTGCAGTACAGCATGCTTTAAATTATTTGTCTGATAAGTGTAAAACTGATGGAATAGAATGTGAAACTAAATATATAACCGTGGCAAGAAAGGAATTAAATTTTTGCATACATTGTGACCATTGTATAAGAAAAAAACAAGGTTGCGTTCATAAGGACAGTATGCAAGAAGTTTATGGTGCGTTACAATGGGCAGATGGTATAATTATGGGTACCCCTTGCTATAATGGGAATGTATCCGGACAGTTAAAAACAGTAATGGACAGATGCAGAGCGTTATTTGCAATGGACCTCCATGCAATACGTGATAAGTATGGAATGGGTATTTCAGTAGGCGGGGATAGAAATGGGGGTCAGGAAGTGGCTTTAAAAACGATTCACGACTTTTATATCTTAAATGGTGCTTTACCCGTTAGTGGCGGTTCTTTTGGCTCTAACCTGGGCGCTACGTTCTGGTCACGTGACTTAGGGCGAGAGGGCGTAGAAAATGACACCGAAGGTGCGAGAGTTTTAAAAAGAACGTTAAATAAATTCTATAATGAATTAAGTAAAAAGTAG